From Kineosporia succinea, the proteins below share one genomic window:
- a CDS encoding expansin EXLX1 family cellulose-binding protein has protein sequence MSRKKMDARAAAALVAFAVVAVTGGVFYARSGSDAGQAQLVLSRPDVAIATQSAQAPDDAPDSGADPTTSPSASVSPSAKPRPKPKKTAEKEEPLTAAATSPTKKAAAPKKAASSSKVAADTSGDRIVFGQTYDGIATFYGATGAGNCSYDPTTDLMVAAMNEQDYQGSQACGAYVDVTGPAGNTVRVKIVDRCPECRPGHIDLSAQAFAKLAEPVEGRIDITWKMVSPSLSGPVKYVYKEGSTQWWCGIQVRDHRNPIRKVELKGPNGWITLDRQMYNYFLSANGEGCGGTVRITDIQGNQLTDSGISIKPLVEQSGAGQLPAA, from the coding sequence GTGTCGCGAAAGAAGATGGATGCCCGGGCCGCTGCGGCCCTCGTCGCCTTCGCCGTGGTGGCGGTGACCGGCGGTGTGTTCTACGCCCGCTCCGGTTCCGACGCCGGTCAGGCCCAGCTGGTGCTGTCGCGACCCGATGTCGCCATCGCCACGCAGAGCGCCCAGGCGCCCGACGACGCGCCCGACAGCGGCGCCGACCCCACCACGTCCCCCTCCGCATCCGTCTCCCCCTCGGCGAAACCGAGACCGAAGCCGAAGAAGACGGCCGAGAAAGAAGAACCGCTGACCGCGGCGGCGACGTCGCCGACGAAGAAGGCGGCCGCCCCGAAGAAGGCCGCCTCGAGCAGCAAGGTCGCGGCCGACACCTCCGGCGACCGCATCGTGTTCGGCCAGACCTACGACGGCATCGCCACCTTCTACGGCGCGACCGGCGCGGGCAACTGCTCCTACGACCCCACCACCGACCTGATGGTGGCCGCGATGAACGAGCAGGACTACCAGGGCTCCCAGGCCTGCGGCGCCTACGTCGACGTCACCGGGCCGGCGGGCAACACCGTGCGGGTCAAGATCGTCGACCGCTGCCCGGAGTGCCGGCCGGGCCACATCGACCTCTCCGCCCAGGCTTTCGCCAAGCTGGCCGAGCCGGTCGAGGGCCGCATCGACATCACCTGGAAGATGGTGAGCCCCAGCCTGTCCGGGCCGGTGAAGTACGTGTACAAGGAAGGCAGCACCCAGTGGTGGTGCGGCATCCAGGTGCGTGACCACCGCAACCCGATCCGCAAGGTCGAGCTCAAGGGCCCCAACGGCTGGATCACTCTCGACCGGCAGATGTACAACTACTTCCTCTCCGCGAACGGCGAGGGTTGCGGCGGAACGGTCCGGATCACCGACATCCAGGGCAATCAGCTCACCGACAGCGGCATTTCGATCAAACCGCTGGTCGAGCAGAGCGGCGCGGGCCAGTTGCCGGCCGCCTGA
- a CDS encoding ArsR/SmtB family transcription factor: MARAATTTDAFSAVAEPRRRQLLLLLARGELPVNDLVGMTDLAQPVVSKHLRVLREVGLVTARDEGRQRLYRLNPEGLQPIHDWLASFERLWQGRFSALDDVLAELEAESEKGQGT, encoded by the coding sequence ATGGCCCGCGCCGCGACGACGACCGATGCGTTCAGCGCCGTGGCCGAGCCGCGCCGGCGACAGCTCCTGCTGCTGCTGGCCCGGGGGGAACTGCCGGTGAACGACCTGGTCGGGATGACCGACCTGGCCCAGCCGGTGGTGTCGAAACATCTGCGGGTACTGCGCGAAGTGGGTCTGGTGACGGCGCGGGACGAGGGACGGCAACGGCTCTACCGCCTGAATCCCGAGGGCCTGCAACCGATCCACGACTGGCTGGCGTCGTTCGAGCGGCTCTGGCAGGGGCGGTTCTCCGCCCTGGACGACGTCCTCGCGGAACTCGAGGCCGAATCCGAGAAGGGGCAGGGGACATGA
- a CDS encoding SRPBCC family protein — MTSSTSTGTAVVTLPSDTTILITREFNAPKSLVWRAYTEPELIKRWWAGEKGEVTLVESDFRVGGRWRQVMVAGPGFEVGFNGEFREIVDLEKIVCTETFEGMPDAYSVNTITFAESGGRTTLTMLIEHTEAAHRDAHIDSGMEEGMQGSMDALERVAAGLR, encoded by the coding sequence ATGACATCTTCCACGAGCACCGGCACCGCGGTGGTGACGCTCCCGAGCGACACCACCATCCTGATCACCCGCGAGTTCAACGCACCGAAAAGCCTGGTGTGGCGCGCCTACACCGAGCCCGAGCTGATCAAGCGCTGGTGGGCCGGCGAGAAGGGTGAGGTCACCCTGGTCGAGTCGGACTTCCGGGTGGGCGGGCGCTGGCGCCAGGTGATGGTGGCCGGGCCCGGTTTCGAGGTCGGCTTCAACGGCGAGTTCCGCGAGATCGTCGACCTCGAGAAGATCGTCTGCACCGAGACTTTCGAGGGAATGCCCGACGCCTACTCGGTCAACACCATCACCTTCGCCGAGTCCGGCGGCCGCACCACGCTGACGATGCTCATCGAGCACACCGAGGCCGCGCACCGCGACGCGCACATCGACTCGGGCATGGAAGAGGGCATGCAGGGGTCGATGGACGCGCTCGAGCGGGTGGCGGCCGGCCTGCGGTAG
- a CDS encoding diguanylate cyclase domain-containing protein, giving the protein MDHPDEARRLTELHSLGILDSAPEPGFDDLAQLAADLTGSPVALVTLIDEQRQWFKAKVGTDLCAVGRDIAFCDHVVRGRAELEVSDLRIDPRFASNPFVTGPPHAVFYAGFPVLLETGSILGTICVIDLHERELTERQREQMRALARQVSTQLELRRRTIEQAREIELRTTAQRQLARSRSEYRLLTENSGDVIARWTVDGRVTYMSPSAGSVLGLDTERDLGTRLIDRVHPDDQPVLREAHAAVLRGGAELITLRMPASGGDWHWLECTLSPLHDPDKGELEIHCAAREVTERVTAAARIAQSEERFRSIFHGSPMGITLTDTTGRLISANPAMCRLLGVPHDELIGRMRSDFVHPADSAMHPSAMRDLMKRPGTSVEVVVRFRRHDGVLAWASAWLSWIHDGDPEPHLLAHVFDITDRRAAEQALADSEANLAAINRVTRRILSGEPARTAIVTALVDIAGASLATVLEKNDADEFVITGCSDAQRVGEAYAAASTPATAGVWRDKKSLFIEKVPGNALVNQKLARMINAQSILYQPIMSGDEIMALLSVSWETPVSDLDDRRLKAVELLADEAAFGLAHDALVRRYENLAGTDQLTGLPNRRSWDERLSVLVAASQRTAEPFVVAVADVDRFKVYNDTHGHLEGDVLLREVAQAVRAELRAVDTVARWGGEEFAIALPNCRESDARRALERVRRAMPRGQTISIGYCHWDLQASADSLMNRADAALYEAKRSGRDRVVAAADLPPA; this is encoded by the coding sequence GTGGATCATCCGGACGAGGCCCGGCGCCTGACCGAACTGCATTCGCTGGGAATCCTCGACTCCGCGCCCGAACCCGGTTTCGACGACCTGGCCCAGCTCGCCGCCGACCTCACCGGCAGCCCCGTCGCCCTGGTCACCCTGATCGACGAGCAGCGGCAGTGGTTCAAGGCCAAGGTCGGCACCGACCTGTGCGCGGTCGGCCGGGACATCGCCTTCTGCGATCACGTGGTGCGGGGCCGCGCCGAGCTGGAGGTCTCCGACCTGCGGATCGACCCGCGGTTCGCGAGCAACCCGTTCGTCACCGGCCCGCCCCACGCCGTGTTCTACGCCGGATTCCCGGTGCTGCTCGAGACCGGCTCCATCCTGGGCACCATCTGCGTCATCGATCTGCACGAGCGGGAGCTCACCGAACGCCAGCGCGAGCAGATGCGGGCGCTCGCCCGGCAGGTCTCGACCCAGCTGGAGCTGCGCCGTCGCACGATCGAGCAGGCCCGCGAGATCGAGCTGCGCACCACCGCGCAACGGCAGCTGGCCCGGTCCCGCTCCGAGTACCGGCTGCTCACCGAGAACTCCGGTGACGTGATCGCGCGCTGGACGGTGGACGGGCGGGTCACCTACATGAGTCCCTCGGCGGGCTCGGTGCTCGGTCTGGACACCGAGAGGGACCTGGGTACCCGGTTGATCGACCGGGTGCACCCGGACGACCAGCCGGTGCTGCGCGAGGCGCACGCGGCGGTGCTGCGGGGCGGGGCCGAGCTGATCACGCTGCGGATGCCGGCCTCCGGCGGGGACTGGCACTGGCTGGAGTGCACGCTCTCACCGCTGCACGACCCGGACAAGGGTGAACTCGAGATCCACTGTGCGGCAAGGGAGGTCACTGAGCGGGTGACCGCCGCGGCGAGGATCGCCCAGTCGGAGGAGCGATTCCGCAGCATCTTCCACGGGTCCCCGATGGGTATCACGCTCACCGACACGACGGGCCGGTTGATCTCGGCCAACCCGGCGATGTGCCGGCTGCTCGGGGTGCCGCACGACGAACTGATCGGGCGGATGCGCTCCGACTTCGTGCACCCGGCCGACAGTGCCATGCACCCCTCGGCGATGCGCGACCTGATGAAGCGGCCGGGCACCAGTGTGGAGGTGGTGGTCCGGTTCCGGCGTCATGACGGGGTGCTGGCCTGGGCCTCGGCCTGGCTCAGCTGGATCCACGACGGCGACCCGGAACCGCACCTGCTGGCCCACGTCTTCGACATCACCGACCGGCGCGCGGCCGAGCAGGCGCTGGCCGACAGCGAGGCCAACCTGGCCGCGATCAACCGGGTCACGCGCCGGATCCTGTCGGGCGAGCCGGCCCGCACGGCGATCGTGACGGCGCTGGTCGACATCGCCGGGGCCTCGCTGGCCACGGTGCTGGAGAAGAACGACGCCGACGAGTTCGTGATCACCGGCTGCTCGGACGCCCAGCGGGTGGGGGAGGCCTACGCGGCGGCGAGCACGCCCGCGACCGCCGGGGTGTGGCGCGACAAGAAGTCGCTGTTCATCGAGAAGGTGCCGGGCAACGCGCTGGTCAACCAGAAGCTGGCCCGGATGATCAACGCACAGTCGATCCTCTACCAGCCCATCATGAGCGGTGACGAGATCATGGCGCTGCTGTCGGTGTCGTGGGAGACGCCGGTGTCGGACCTGGACGACCGGCGGCTGAAGGCGGTCGAGCTGCTGGCCGACGAGGCCGCGTTCGGGCTGGCGCACGACGCGCTGGTGCGCCGCTACGAGAACCTGGCCGGCACCGACCAGCTCACCGGCCTGCCGAACCGGCGCAGCTGGGACGAGCGGCTGTCGGTGCTGGTGGCGGCGTCGCAGCGCACGGCCGAGCCGTTCGTGGTGGCGGTCGCCGACGTGGACCGGTTCAAGGTCTACAACGACACCCACGGGCACCTCGAGGGCGACGTGCTGCTGCGCGAGGTGGCCCAGGCCGTGCGCGCGGAGCTGCGGGCGGTGGACACCGTGGCCCGCTGGGGCGGCGAGGAGTTCGCGATCGCGCTGCCGAACTGCCGGGAGAGCGACGCCCGGCGCGCCCTGGAACGGGTGCGCCGGGCGATGCCGCGCGGGCAGACCATCTCGATCGGCTACTGCCACTGGGACCTGCAGGCGAGCGCGGACAGCCTGATGAACCGGGCGGACGCGGCCCTGTACGAGGCCAAGCGCTCGGGCCGGGACCGGGTGGTCGCGGCCGCCGACCTGCCCCCGGCCTGA
- the zwf gene encoding glucose-6-phosphate dehydrogenase codes for MSDLAPQTISYPAPGSRPSRKGEDSLAPHVIVLFGATGDLARRKLLPGMAHLAASALAPDIRVVGTSLEDMSDDAFRTFAQAAMQEFGTHKLSPEQWDTFAKNLCYVPQSAGPEALASAVNDAEAQLGPDARRLHYLSVPPKAALAVITMLRDAKLVERSRVVMEKPFGTDLTSAIILNDQVHETFRESQIFRIDHFLGKEAAQNILAFRFANGLFEPIWNRNFIDHVQIDIPETLGLGGRANFYESTGAYKDMVVTHLLQVLAFVAMEPPTALEPRAISEEKNKVFRSMLPIDPRDVVRGQYSGYRGEEGVARDSDTETFIALRAGIDNWRWAGVPFYLRTGKRLAEGARIISIAFKEAPKSMFPAGSGVGAAGPDHLTFDLADASKVSLSFYGKRPGPGMKLDKLSMQFSTQETERAGDVLEAYERLILDAMKGDHTLFTTAEGIESLWERSIPLLEDPPPVKPYAPGTWGPNAIHQLIAPHAWRLPFERAWREHR; via the coding sequence GTGTCCGATCTAGCACCCCAGACGATTTCCTACCCGGCCCCCGGGTCACGGCCGTCGCGGAAGGGGGAGGACTCCCTCGCCCCGCACGTGATCGTGCTGTTCGGGGCTACGGGTGACCTCGCCCGCCGCAAGCTGCTGCCCGGCATGGCGCACCTTGCCGCATCCGCCCTGGCGCCGGACATCCGCGTGGTCGGCACCTCCCTCGAGGACATGAGCGACGACGCGTTCCGCACGTTCGCCCAGGCCGCCATGCAGGAGTTCGGTACCCACAAGCTCTCGCCCGAGCAGTGGGACACCTTCGCGAAGAACCTCTGCTACGTGCCCCAGTCGGCCGGGCCCGAGGCCCTGGCCAGCGCCGTCAACGACGCCGAGGCCCAGCTCGGGCCCGACGCCCGGCGGCTGCACTACCTGAGTGTGCCGCCCAAGGCCGCTCTCGCCGTCATCACCATGCTGCGCGACGCGAAGCTGGTCGAGCGGTCGCGGGTGGTGATGGAGAAGCCGTTCGGCACCGACCTGACGTCGGCCATCATCCTCAACGACCAGGTCCACGAGACCTTCCGGGAGAGCCAGATCTTCCGGATCGACCACTTCCTGGGCAAGGAGGCGGCGCAGAACATCCTGGCGTTCCGCTTCGCCAACGGCCTTTTCGAGCCGATCTGGAACCGCAACTTCATCGATCACGTCCAGATCGACATCCCCGAGACCCTCGGCCTCGGCGGGCGGGCGAACTTCTACGAGAGCACCGGCGCCTACAAGGACATGGTGGTCACCCACCTGCTCCAGGTGCTGGCGTTCGTCGCGATGGAGCCGCCGACCGCCCTGGAGCCGCGGGCCATCAGCGAGGAGAAGAACAAGGTCTTCCGCTCGATGCTGCCGATCGACCCGCGCGACGTCGTGCGTGGTCAGTACAGCGGCTACCGCGGTGAGGAGGGGGTCGCCCGCGACTCCGACACCGAGACCTTCATCGCCCTGCGCGCCGGCATCGACAACTGGCGCTGGGCCGGGGTGCCGTTCTACCTGCGCACCGGCAAGCGACTCGCCGAGGGCGCCCGGATCATCTCGATCGCCTTCAAGGAGGCGCCGAAGTCGATGTTCCCGGCCGGTTCGGGCGTCGGCGCGGCCGGTCCCGACCACCTCACGTTCGACCTGGCCGACGCCTCGAAGGTGTCGCTGTCGTTCTACGGCAAGCGGCCCGGCCCGGGCATGAAGCTCGACAAGCTGAGCATGCAGTTCTCCACGCAGGAGACCGAGCGGGCCGGCGACGTGCTCGAGGCCTACGAGCGCCTCATCCTCGACGCGATGAAGGGCGACCACACGCTCTTCACCACCGCCGAGGGCATCGAGAGTCTCTGGGAGCGGTCCATCCCGCTGCTCGAAGACCCGCCGCCGGTGAAGCCGTACGCCCCGGGCACCTGGGGGCCGAACGCGATCCACCAGCTGATCGCCCCCCACGCCTGGCGCCTGCCGTTCGAGCGGGCCTGGCGCGAGCACCGGTAA
- a CDS encoding extracellular solute-binding protein codes for MNRRAQAFTVGVTGLALTLAACGGGTGASDTGSDGGDGKVDSIKLVAAEYSSETQGFWQDFAKTYEEKTGTELEVQVVSWDDIDQQSSTMIQNGNPPDILNLNAYASYAKDGLLYSADEVLSPDVKSDLLPNFVTSGTYDGKLYGMPDLSSARALFYNKDLFEKAGIDAPPTTWDEFAADAKKIKDTGDGAAGYAEPLGPEEAQAEFSIWMFNNGGNWKTDGKWSINSAPNVETLEFLKKLSTDGVTQNNPGKTNRTDGAFADFAAGKAGMVVGFSPLAAQLDEAKKVEYGVAPMPSNTGDEPKSYGVTDYLMAFKKDGNAEAVKAFYDLYYQTDQVNTFIENEGFLPVTRSGVEKFSSDADLKVYLDTLTGVQLTPTDDPTWDTIKLAVQQEIGAAVGPDGDPKAILDDLQKQAESGS; via the coding sequence ATGAACAGACGAGCCCAGGCCTTCACGGTCGGCGTCACCGGCCTCGCCCTCACGCTCGCGGCGTGCGGTGGCGGCACCGGCGCGAGTGACACCGGGAGCGACGGCGGTGACGGCAAGGTCGACTCGATCAAGCTGGTCGCGGCCGAGTACAGCTCCGAAACCCAGGGCTTCTGGCAGGATTTCGCCAAGACCTACGAGGAGAAGACCGGCACGGAGCTCGAGGTGCAGGTGGTCAGCTGGGACGACATCGACCAGCAGAGCAGCACGATGATCCAGAACGGCAACCCGCCGGACATCCTGAACCTCAATGCTTACGCCAGTTACGCGAAGGACGGCCTGCTCTACAGCGCCGACGAGGTGCTCTCACCCGACGTGAAGTCCGATCTGCTGCCGAACTTCGTCACCAGCGGCACCTACGACGGCAAGCTCTACGGCATGCCCGACCTGTCGTCGGCGCGAGCCCTGTTCTACAACAAGGACCTGTTCGAGAAGGCCGGCATCGACGCGCCGCCCACCACCTGGGACGAGTTCGCCGCCGACGCCAAGAAGATCAAGGACACCGGCGACGGCGCGGCCGGGTACGCCGAGCCGCTGGGGCCCGAGGAGGCCCAGGCCGAGTTCTCGATCTGGATGTTCAACAACGGCGGCAACTGGAAGACCGACGGCAAGTGGTCGATCAACTCGGCCCCCAACGTCGAGACGCTGGAGTTCCTGAAGAAGCTCAGCACCGACGGTGTCACGCAGAACAACCCGGGCAAGACCAACCGCACCGACGGCGCGTTCGCCGACTTCGCGGCCGGGAAAGCGGGCATGGTGGTGGGCTTCTCGCCGCTGGCCGCACAGCTCGACGAGGCGAAGAAGGTGGAGTACGGGGTCGCCCCGATGCCCTCGAACACCGGTGACGAGCCCAAGTCGTACGGCGTCACCGACTACCTGATGGCGTTCAAGAAGGACGGCAACGCCGAGGCGGTCAAGGCCTTCTACGACCTGTACTACCAGACCGACCAGGTGAACACGTTCATCGAGAACGAGGGTTTCCTGCCGGTCACCCGGAGCGGCGTGGAGAAGTTCAGCTCCGACGCCGACCTGAAGGTCTACCTCGACACCCTCACCGGCGTGCAGCTCACCCCCACCGACGACCCGACGTGGGACACCATCAAACTGGCCGTGCAGCAGGAGATCGGCGCGGCGGTGGGCCCGGACGGCGACCCGAAGGCGATCCTGGACGACCTGCAGAAGCAGGCCGAGTCCGGGAGCTGA
- a CDS encoding carbohydrate ABC transporter permease — translation MTDQLEKAGPVTTGTGPRRRSKRTETGYASGLSAIPWLIVPVLLIAGVVVYPAIALVQASLSEYSITGLRKGSAGFGNYTDILSHDDLWTVLANTGIWVVVVVALTILIGLGLAQFMAKDFYGRTVMRWAIIIPWAASLVITARLFTLILDYEHGVLNQLLVTLHLIGEPIDFLGDDTWVMPAMIGVGVFVSLPFTAYVLLAGLNAIPADIVEAARVDGASPRKIYWHITLPLLRPALLVASVLNLIYVFNSFPLIYTLNDRNPGFSHDTSITYSYKLAFKAAERSVGMSAAMGVLNVLLILVVVLVYLRIIRWREVTQG, via the coding sequence GTGACCGACCAGCTCGAGAAGGCCGGCCCCGTGACCACGGGCACGGGGCCCCGCCGGCGCTCGAAGCGCACTGAGACCGGCTACGCCAGTGGCCTTTCCGCGATCCCCTGGCTGATCGTGCCGGTCCTGCTCATCGCCGGCGTGGTCGTCTACCCCGCGATCGCCCTGGTGCAGGCGTCCCTGTCGGAGTACTCGATCACCGGATTGCGCAAGGGGTCGGCCGGTTTCGGCAACTACACCGACATCCTGAGCCACGACGACCTGTGGACCGTTCTGGCCAACACCGGGATCTGGGTGGTCGTGGTGGTCGCGCTGACCATCCTGATCGGCCTGGGCCTGGCCCAGTTCATGGCCAAGGACTTCTACGGCCGCACGGTGATGCGCTGGGCGATCATCATCCCGTGGGCGGCGTCGCTGGTGATCACCGCGCGGCTGTTCACGCTGATCCTCGACTACGAGCACGGCGTGCTCAACCAGCTGCTCGTCACCCTGCACCTGATCGGTGAGCCGATCGACTTCCTCGGCGACGACACCTGGGTGATGCCCGCGATGATCGGCGTCGGGGTGTTCGTCTCGCTGCCGTTCACCGCCTACGTGCTGCTGGCCGGGCTGAACGCGATCCCCGCCGACATCGTCGAGGCCGCCCGCGTCGACGGCGCCTCGCCCCGGAAGATCTACTGGCACATCACCCTTCCGCTGCTGCGCCCGGCGCTGCTCGTGGCCAGCGTGCTGAACCTGATCTACGTGTTCAACTCGTTCCCGCTGATCTACACGCTGAACGACCGCAATCCCGGGTTCAGCCACGACACGTCCATCACCTACAGCTACAAGCTGGCGTTCAAGGCGGCCGAGCGCAGTGTCGGCATGTCCGCCGCGATGGGGGTGCTCAACGTGCTGCTGATCCTCGTGGTGGTGCTCGTGTACCTGCGGATCATCCGCTGGAGGGAGGTGACCCAGGGATGA
- a CDS encoding carbohydrate ABC transporter permease: MTAATVSVRKKARPYYLSLIGLAITLVFVSPYAVMLLDALRPAHDVLASPPSFLPREWQWNTFGTVLSDSRFLNWLKTSLLVAISSTAIVLAAAVPAAYFTARFRFPGRTAFLLAVLVTQMFSPTSLVVGLYRQFFDLTMVNTYASIIITNAAFNLAFAIWILQGFFASIPREVEEAAHLDGCGRARTLWHVMLPLTLPGLVTTVIFTFIAAWNEYVVALTLMSDDSKKPLTVGINSYVTGYQQHWDELFAASLIAVVPVVILFALIEKHLVGGLTAGSVK, from the coding sequence ATGACCGCGGCCACCGTGTCCGTCCGCAAGAAGGCCCGGCCCTACTACCTCTCACTCATCGGCCTCGCCATCACCCTGGTGTTCGTGTCGCCGTACGCGGTGATGCTGCTCGACGCGCTGCGGCCCGCGCACGACGTACTGGCCTCACCGCCGTCGTTCCTGCCGCGCGAGTGGCAGTGGAACACCTTCGGCACCGTGCTGTCGGACAGCCGGTTCCTGAACTGGCTGAAGACCTCACTGCTGGTGGCGATCTCGTCGACGGCGATCGTGCTGGCGGCGGCGGTTCCGGCGGCCTACTTCACGGCGCGCTTCCGGTTCCCCGGGCGCACCGCGTTCCTGCTGGCCGTGCTGGTGACCCAGATGTTCTCGCCGACCTCGCTGGTGGTCGGCCTCTACCGGCAGTTCTTCGACCTCACGATGGTCAACACCTACGCCTCGATCATCATCACCAACGCGGCGTTCAACCTGGCCTTCGCGATCTGGATCCTGCAGGGGTTCTTCGCCTCGATCCCGCGTGAGGTGGAGGAGGCCGCGCACCTCGACGGCTGCGGCCGGGCCCGCACCCTCTGGCACGTGATGCTCCCCCTCACCCTCCCCGGGCTGGTCACGACCGTGATCTTCACCTTCATCGCGGCCTGGAACGAGTACGTGGTGGCCCTGACCCTGATGAGCGACGACTCGAAGAAGCCGCTGACGGTCGGCATCAACTCCTACGTCACCGGCTATCAGCAGCACTGGGACGAGCTGTTCGCCGCCTCGCTGATCGCGGTGGTGCCGGTCGTCATCCTCTTCGCCCTGATCGAGAAGCACCTCGTGGGTGGGCTCACGGCCGGTTCGGTGAAGTAG
- a CDS encoding NADPH-dependent FMN reductase yields the protein MKIAVVVGNPKPASRTLRVAESVTDAIEKLLPGEPTERQVIDLADYSSRLFEWPEPTLAELNDAVAASDLLVVASPTYKATYTGLLKAFLDRYPSNGLGGVVAVPVMTGAAADHAMATEVNLRPLLVELGATVPSRGLYLVMTRIAELDAITSDWARANAATLVPALTGRLGVTR from the coding sequence GTGAAGATCGCCGTGGTCGTGGGCAATCCCAAGCCCGCTTCACGAACCCTGCGGGTGGCGGAGTCCGTCACCGACGCGATCGAGAAACTGCTGCCCGGTGAGCCCACCGAGCGCCAGGTGATCGATCTGGCCGACTACTCCTCGAGACTCTTCGAGTGGCCCGAGCCCACCCTGGCCGAGCTGAACGACGCGGTCGCGGCCAGCGACCTGCTCGTGGTCGCCTCCCCCACCTACAAGGCCACCTACACCGGCCTGCTCAAGGCCTTCCTCGACCGCTACCCCAGCAACGGGCTGGGTGGCGTGGTGGCCGTGCCGGTGATGACCGGGGCCGCCGCCGACCACGCGATGGCCACCGAGGTGAACCTGCGCCCGCTGCTCGTCGAGCTGGGCGCCACCGTGCCCAGCCGGGGGCTCTACCTGGTGATGACCCGGATCGCCGAGCTCGACGCGATCACCTCCGACTGGGCCCGGGCGAACGCGGCCACGCTGGTGCCGGCCCTCACCGGCCGCCTGGGGGTGACCCGGTGA
- a CDS encoding flavin reductase family protein, whose amino-acid sequence MSDNTIDFDAAQFRRVIGGFASGIVVVTALHEGEPVGLTMQSFFSLSLDPPLIAFSPALTSTSYPRIREAGAFTVNILEAGQEALCNQFARSGGDKWRGVAWEPGTTGAPRLEGVLATIDCDLENEFVTGDHYLTVGRVRSLHATPGLHPLLYFNGTYRRLHPHQELGVRSA is encoded by the coding sequence GTGAGCGACAACACGATCGACTTCGACGCCGCCCAGTTCCGGCGGGTGATCGGCGGCTTCGCGTCCGGCATCGTGGTGGTCACCGCGCTCCACGAGGGCGAGCCGGTCGGGCTCACCATGCAGTCGTTCTTCAGCCTCTCGCTCGACCCGCCGCTCATCGCCTTCTCGCCGGCGCTGACCTCGACCAGCTACCCGCGCATCCGCGAGGCCGGGGCGTTCACGGTGAACATCCTGGAGGCGGGCCAGGAGGCTCTCTGCAACCAGTTCGCGCGCAGCGGCGGCGACAAGTGGCGCGGCGTGGCCTGGGAGCCCGGCACGACCGGGGCGCCGCGACTGGAGGGCGTGCTGGCCACGATCGACTGCGACCTGGAGAACGAGTTCGTGACCGGCGACCACTACCTCACGGTGGGTCGTGTGCGGTCACTGCACGCCACGCCCGGTCTGCACCCCTTGCTCTACTTCAACGGCACCTACCGGCGTCTGCACCCGCACCAGGAACTCGGGGTCCGCAGCGCCTGA